A single window of Bacteroidota bacterium DNA harbors:
- a CDS encoding UDP-N-acetylmuramoyl-tripeptide--D-alanyl-D-alanine ligase has protein sequence MQETPIEKIYDAFLQCNQKICTDTRKLIEGSIFFCLKGANFNANEFAPKALDGGCSYVVVDEEKYVTNPKTFFVRDVLTALQQLANYHRKQLSIPFLAITGSNGKTTNKELINAVLSKKYKTLSTIGNLNNHIGVPLTILSITKEHEFAIIEMGANHQGEIDALCKIAEPDFGLITNIGKAHLEGFGGIEGVKKGKSEMYKFIATKGGKIFINGDDEVLQSLADANDKITYGTTRLFDVIGQASNTDEFVSFKWTTRYGEKDWSKLPLVKTNIIGHYNFINLLCAVSVGNYFKVEDLKINEALSEYTPNMNRSQLEKTTNNTLILDAYNANPSSMKVAIENFAALSSASKLLIIGDMFELGEYAEEEHKKIVDLIADKKIEDVILVGPEFCKVAPSNFKTFKTTNEALQHLKANIQKNRTILIKGSRGMKLELLKDTL, from the coding sequence ATGCAAGAAACTCCTATCGAAAAAATTTATGATGCCTTTCTTCAATGCAATCAGAAAATTTGTACAGATACCAGAAAATTAATTGAAGGAAGTATTTTCTTTTGTTTAAAAGGAGCAAACTTCAATGCGAATGAATTTGCACCAAAAGCACTTGATGGCGGTTGCTCTTATGTGGTTGTTGATGAAGAAAAGTATGTGACTAATCCAAAAACTTTTTTTGTTCGTGATGTTTTAACGGCACTTCAACAATTAGCGAACTACCATCGTAAGCAATTATCAATACCGTTTCTTGCCATAACAGGCAGCAATGGAAAAACAACAAACAAGGAATTAATCAACGCTGTATTATCAAAGAAATATAAAACCCTCTCTACAATTGGAAATTTAAATAATCATATTGGTGTTCCGTTAACTATTTTATCAATTACCAAAGAACACGAATTTGCTATTATTGAAATGGGGGCAAATCACCAAGGAGAAATTGATGCTCTGTGTAAAATAGCAGAGCCTGATTTCGGATTAATTACAAATATTGGTAAGGCTCACCTGGAAGGTTTTGGCGGTATTGAAGGCGTTAAAAAAGGTAAGAGTGAAATGTATAAGTTTATCGCAACGAAAGGCGGTAAGATTTTTATTAATGGAGATGATGAGGTTCTTCAGTCTTTAGCTGACGCTAATGATAAAATAACTTATGGAACAACACGGTTGTTTGATGTAATAGGGCAGGCGAGCAATACAGATGAATTTGTGAGTTTTAAATGGACAACACGATACGGCGAAAAGGATTGGAGTAAGTTACCATTGGTTAAAACAAATATTATAGGGCATTACAATTTTATTAATTTACTCTGTGCTGTTAGCGTGGGAAATTATTTTAAAGTGGAAGATTTGAAGATAAATGAAGCTTTGTCTGAGTATACGCCTAACATGAATCGTTCCCAGTTAGAGAAAACAACCAATAATACTTTGATACTTGATGCCTATAACGCTAATCCTTCCAGTATGAAAGTAGCTATCGAGAATTTCGCGGCTCTTTCATCTGCAAGCAAGCTATTAATTATTGGCGATATGTTTGAGTTAGGTGAGTACGCAGAAGAGGAGCATAAAAAAATTGTCGATTTAATTGCTGATAAAAAAATAGAAGATGTTATTTTGGTTGGACCTGAATTCTGTAAAGTAGCTCCTTCAAATTTCAAAACTTTCAAAACAACCAATGAAGCTCTTCAACATTTGAAAGCAAATATTCAAAAAAATAGAACCATTTTAATCAAAGGTTCCAGGGGCATGAAACTGGAATTATTAAAGGATACATTATAA
- a CDS encoding GAF domain-containing protein gives MLDKSVNLLEELDSISKIHFLKRDDIDDIMIEFSKRILVALKIERISVWLFNADKTAIISVGEYDLRSRAFKKNSVLTEAEHPHYFKAINHNKILLVPNTYEHVSTEEFTDDYLKPNDIISLMDIPLRIEGELIGVMCFEKTGKTEKEFTDKEQAFAFSIALVFTSNMEARHRRAAQHKLEQALHEKDLLIKEINHRVKNNFSILISLLRIRKNQSHSLELRNILEEYEQRIFSMMKIQDLLSHSENYTSVNVSDYLNELIKEFKSTHPEIASHIESNIIRTEHSLPTKTAIHLGLLVTEIFINSFKYAHSGSKNYKFSIGLSANKNQVSLMIGDNGNGFDFKKLSTGNTLGLPLIKDLSENIDAKSDFPTKGNGFYKFLIQTTI, from the coding sequence ATGCTTGATAAGTCGGTCAACTTATTAGAGGAACTCGATAGCATTTCGAAAATACATTTTTTGAAACGCGATGATATTGATGATATCATGATTGAGTTTTCCAAGCGCATACTCGTGGCTTTAAAAATTGAGCGTATAAGTGTTTGGTTATTCAATGCCGATAAAACCGCTATCATTTCCGTTGGAGAATACGATTTAAGAAGTCGCGCCTTTAAAAAAAATTCAGTATTAACAGAAGCGGAACACCCACACTATTTTAAAGCTATTAATCATAATAAAATTCTTTTAGTGCCAAATACGTATGAACATGTGAGTACTGAAGAGTTTACAGATGATTATCTTAAACCGAATGACATTATTTCTCTTATGGATATTCCACTTCGAATTGAAGGTGAGCTCATAGGAGTTATGTGTTTCGAAAAAACCGGAAAAACAGAAAAGGAATTTACCGATAAAGAACAAGCTTTTGCATTCAGTATTGCTTTGGTATTTACTTCCAACATGGAAGCACGCCATCGTCGTGCCGCTCAACACAAATTAGAACAAGCTCTCCACGAAAAAGACTTGCTCATCAAAGAAATCAATCATCGTGTTAAAAATAATTTTTCGATTTTAATTAGTCTTCTTCGCATTCGTAAAAACCAAAGTCATTCACTCGAATTACGAAACATTCTTGAAGAATACGAACAAAGAATTTTCTCCATGATGAAGATTCAAGATTTGTTGTCACATTCAGAAAACTATACTTCAGTAAATGTATCCGACTATTTGAATGAGTTAATAAAGGAATTTAAATCTACACACCCTGAAATAGCCTCCCATATTGAAAGTAATATTATCCGAACGGAACATTCATTGCCAACCAAAACCGCTATTCACTTAGGTCTGTTGGTGACCGAGATTTTTATTAATTCATTTAAGTATGCGCATTCAGGCAGCAAAAATTATAAATTCTCCATAGGATTGAGCGCAAATAAAAATCAGGTAAGCTTGATGATTGGTGATAATGGCAATGGATTTGACTTCAAGAAGCTCTCAACAGGAAATACGTTAGGATTGCCTTTAATAAAAGATCTTTCTGAAAACATCGATGCTAAAAGCGATTTCCCCACAAAAGGAAACGGGTTCTATAAATTTTTAATTCAAACAACAATTTAA
- a CDS encoding type IX secretion system membrane protein PorP/SprF, whose protein sequence is MTKRFGLFLFLILGIFVDSKAQDPQFTQFYANPTYLNPAFAGTARCPRICLNYRNQWPNLSGTYVTYSASYDQHYDAIGGGFGLLVTTDDQAKGTLKTTTASGMYSYHLAVNREFSLKFGLQATYFQKTLDRTKLNFGDMIDPRRGFVWNTNEIVPSQTKRNADFSAGVLGYSKRYFFGFAAHHITQPDEGLLGVSKLPAKFTVHGGAIIELEKGGASYLSPNVLFQAQQKFTQLNLGLYYVKGAFVAGLWYRNLDAVIALVGVQTKAFKFGYSYDVTVSKLAGNTAGSHEVSLQIQFECKPKKKKYRTISCPSF, encoded by the coding sequence ATGACTAAGAGATTTGGATTATTTTTATTTTTAATCCTTGGGATTTTCGTCGATTCTAAGGCTCAGGATCCGCAGTTTACGCAGTTTTACGCTAATCCAACGTATCTTAATCCTGCATTCGCAGGTACAGCACGTTGTCCGCGTATTTGCTTAAACTATCGTAATCAATGGCCCAACTTATCTGGTACATATGTTACTTACAGTGCTTCTTATGATCAACATTACGATGCAATTGGTGGTGGATTTGGATTATTAGTTACTACTGATGACCAAGCTAAGGGGACGCTTAAAACTACAACCGCGAGTGGTATGTATTCTTACCATTTGGCTGTTAACCGCGAATTCTCTCTAAAATTCGGATTACAAGCAACTTACTTCCAAAAAACCTTAGATCGAACAAAGTTGAATTTCGGGGATATGATTGATCCTCGCCGTGGTTTTGTATGGAATACAAACGAAATCGTGCCTTCTCAAACTAAACGTAACGCCGATTTCTCTGCAGGTGTTTTAGGTTATAGCAAGCGTTATTTCTTCGGATTTGCAGCACACCATATTACTCAGCCTGATGAAGGTTTATTAGGAGTTTCTAAATTACCGGCTAAGTTTACCGTACATGGTGGTGCTATTATTGAATTGGAAAAAGGTGGAGCTAGTTACTTATCACCAAACGTTTTATTTCAGGCTCAACAAAAATTTACCCAGCTTAATTTAGGCCTTTATTATGTTAAAGGAGCTTTCGTTGCCGGTTTATGGTATAGAAATTTAGATGCTGTAATCGCCTTAGTGGGAGTTCAAACTAAAGCCTTTAAATTTGGATACAGCTATGACGTAACTGTTTCAAAATTAGCAGGTAACACTGCCGGTTCGCATGAAGTATCCTTGCAAATACAGTTCGAGTGTAAACCTAAAAAGAAGAAATACAGAACCATCAGCTGTCCATCTTTCTAA
- the porU gene encoding type IX secretion system sortase PorU has translation MKNANFLYTITLVLAIGLLYSQKQANGLTTTVRPGNAFKSKLSDNTKFPIQLENAHYDVASNNCPYFAVNKSVRLNEDLNATLTDIKTSVVSSEIAQKILTAFGKNISSDFNTKIITVQEKQQKTGTLKITPYRINNAGQVEELLSYKVNWTTIESPNTQKLQSSSSFTNNSVLSSGNWYKIGITKSGVHKIDKNFLLSIGVDVTAVNPKNIRIYGNGGYMLPELNSAYRHDDLKENAIIVAGENDNSFDVSDYILFYGQATNQWLLDKTHANSCLNFFNKLNYYSDTTYYYLTTDLGPGKRIIDRPSSTETSLNTSSTYDYYDYHEVNSTNFIKSGTEFYGEYYDFNTSYGFNFPIPNLVIGDTVRAFVKIAARGLSNSTYNVSFSGSAFSFTSPAVNVNDYLGDYASRGSMCNYALCNSTSLLNFTVSKQTPGVVGWLDKIIFNCRRNLVFNNSQFSFRDLRTVGAGNVTKYSINTNNNSNISVWDVTNIFDVNNQQYSLSGSTLEFVFKNDSLREFVIHNGADYLTPKFVKKIANQNLHNVAQADYVIVTYPGYLPYAQKLAQLHQQYDTLTTSVVTADEVYNEFSSGKPDPTAIRDFVRMLYNKNLSTGKQVKYLLLFGDGSYRVKDRYASGNSSMLPVYETGYPKDNSWNPTLSTVCDDFFGWMDDAEGDEWGMAMVDVGVGRFPVKTNNEAYAAIDKVEAYYKKNFNYSVTADENLCNTTSCFPQGDWRNWVSFIADDEDYQTHLTDADALANKVKVNHPEYNIDKIYSDAYLQYSSPGGQRYYDVNTAIDQRIAKGCLVINYTGHGGEVGLGHERYLEIGQIQSYTNKCNMPLFITATCEFSRFDDPDRTSAGELCFLNPNGAVIALLTTVRLAFSNTNFTLNSVLYDYIFDTLPGGKMPALGDVVRLTKRNAGFSFYYLNFHLLGDPALRLAYPQQKVYTTHINNNPVTVTSSDTLKALAKVTIKGYVGNIGGAKLTSFNGVLNPTVFDKEQEITCLGNDPGSVTSLGPFKFKQQKNIIYKGKVQVKNGDFEFSFIVPKDISYNFDFGKLSYYAHNGVQDAHGYNNNFYVGGSASNVIPDNAGPTLNLYMNDKKFVSGGTTNERPNIYAEVSDSSGINTVGTGIGHDITAILDENSSKPIILNDYYEADLNSYQSGKIKYPFTELSEGSHRLSLKVWDVQNNSSTSYTDFVVAKSADMALTHVLNYPNPFTTKTQFFFENNQCCQSVKVNIQIFTISGKMVKTISENVYNEGFRSPGIEWDGKDEYGDKLAKGVYIYKISVLGSENKKAEKTEKLVILN, from the coding sequence ATGAAAAACGCTAATTTCTTATATACTATTACGTTAGTTTTGGCAATAGGGTTGCTTTATAGTCAAAAACAAGCTAACGGCTTGACTACCACGGTTCGTCCGGGAAATGCTTTTAAAAGCAAGTTATCCGACAATACAAAATTCCCAATTCAACTTGAAAACGCACATTATGATGTGGCTTCAAATAATTGTCCTTATTTCGCGGTAAATAAAAGTGTACGATTAAATGAAGATTTAAATGCTACTTTAACGGATATCAAAACTTCGGTTGTTTCATCTGAAATAGCTCAAAAAATCCTCACTGCTTTTGGTAAAAACATTTCTTCAGATTTCAATACAAAAATAATTACCGTTCAGGAAAAGCAACAGAAAACAGGAACTTTAAAAATAACGCCTTATCGCATTAATAATGCCGGACAAGTTGAAGAACTTTTATCTTACAAAGTTAATTGGACAACCATTGAATCTCCGAATACTCAAAAGCTTCAGTCTTCATCTTCCTTTACAAATAACTCTGTCTTATCCTCCGGAAACTGGTATAAAATTGGCATAACAAAATCGGGGGTTCACAAAATTGACAAAAACTTTCTTCTTTCAATTGGAGTTGATGTGACAGCCGTTAATCCTAAAAACATTCGCATCTACGGAAACGGTGGTTATATGTTACCGGAATTAAATTCTGCTTACCGACATGATGATTTAAAAGAAAATGCCATTATTGTTGCCGGAGAAAACGATAATTCATTCGATGTAAGTGATTATATTTTGTTTTATGGTCAGGCTACAAATCAATGGTTACTTGATAAAACGCATGCGAATTCTTGTCTTAACTTCTTTAATAAATTAAATTATTACTCTGATACAACATACTATTATTTAACGACTGATCTTGGTCCCGGAAAAAGAATTATTGACAGACCGTCTTCTACAGAAACTTCATTAAACACTTCCAGTACCTATGATTATTACGATTATCATGAAGTAAATTCTACTAACTTCATTAAATCAGGAACTGAATTTTACGGCGAATATTATGATTTTAATACTTCTTACGGTTTCAATTTTCCTATACCTAATTTAGTGATTGGTGATACTGTAAGAGCCTTTGTGAAAATTGCCGCAAGAGGTTTAAGTAACTCAACTTATAATGTTTCTTTTAGCGGCTCTGCTTTTTCTTTTACCTCACCTGCTGTAAATGTAAATGATTATTTAGGTGATTATGCATCACGAGGTTCGATGTGTAATTACGCGCTTTGTAATAGTACTTCATTATTAAACTTCACAGTAAGTAAACAAACTCCAGGCGTAGTTGGATGGCTTGATAAAATTATTTTTAATTGTCGTCGTAACCTCGTTTTTAATAATTCACAATTTAGTTTCCGTGATCTAAGAACCGTTGGTGCTGGTAATGTGACTAAATACAGTATTAACACGAACAATAATTCAAATATTTCCGTTTGGGATGTCACCAATATTTTCGATGTAAACAACCAACAATATTCTTTAAGCGGCTCAACACTTGAGTTTGTTTTCAAAAACGATTCGCTTCGAGAGTTCGTTATCCATAACGGAGCCGACTATCTCACGCCTAAGTTTGTAAAGAAAATCGCGAATCAAAATTTACACAATGTTGCACAAGCTGATTATGTCATTGTAACCTATCCGGGGTATTTGCCATACGCGCAAAAACTCGCGCAATTACATCAGCAATATGATACTTTAACCACATCGGTTGTTACAGCTGATGAAGTTTACAATGAGTTTTCTTCAGGCAAACCCGATCCTACTGCCATTCGTGATTTCGTACGGATGCTTTACAACAAAAATTTATCAACCGGAAAACAAGTAAAGTATTTACTTTTATTTGGCGATGGCTCATATAGAGTGAAAGACAGATATGCCTCAGGAAATAGTTCTATGTTGCCGGTTTACGAAACCGGATACCCAAAAGATAATTCATGGAATCCTACGCTATCAACAGTGTGTGATGACTTCTTTGGATGGATGGATGATGCTGAGGGTGATGAATGGGGAATGGCCATGGTTGATGTAGGCGTTGGACGCTTTCCTGTTAAAACAAACAACGAAGCTTATGCCGCCATTGATAAAGTAGAAGCTTATTATAAAAAGAATTTTAATTACTCTGTTACAGCCGATGAGAATCTTTGTAATACCACTTCTTGCTTTCCTCAGGGAGATTGGAGAAACTGGGTTTCATTTATTGCTGATGACGAAGATTATCAAACACACTTGACCGATGCAGATGCATTAGCGAATAAGGTTAAAGTAAATCATCCTGAATACAACATCGATAAAATATATTCGGATGCTTACTTACAATATTCTAGTCCGGGAGGTCAGCGTTATTATGATGTTAATACCGCAATTGATCAGCGTATTGCGAAGGGATGTTTGGTTATAAATTATACCGGACATGGCGGGGAGGTTGGATTAGGTCACGAGCGTTACCTTGAAATTGGACAAATACAATCTTACACCAATAAGTGCAACATGCCTTTGTTTATTACGGCCACTTGCGAATTCAGCCGATTTGATGATCCTGACCGTACATCTGCAGGAGAACTTTGCTTCTTGAATCCTAACGGTGCGGTCATTGCTCTTTTAACAACTGTACGTCTTGCTTTCTCAAATACAAACTTTACGCTTAACTCTGTGTTATACGATTATATTTTTGATACACTTCCTGGAGGGAAAATGCCGGCGCTTGGAGATGTGGTGCGTTTAACAAAAAGAAATGCCGGATTTAGTTTTTATTATCTCAACTTTCACTTACTTGGAGATCCTGCATTACGACTGGCTTATCCGCAACAAAAAGTTTATACTACACACATAAATAACAATCCTGTAACAGTTACCAGCAGCGACACTTTAAAAGCTTTAGCTAAGGTTACCATTAAGGGCTATGTAGGAAACATTGGCGGTGCAAAACTAACCTCCTTTAATGGCGTACTTAATCCCACGGTATTTGACAAAGAACAAGAAATTACTTGTTTAGGAAACGACCCCGGCTCTGTTACTTCATTAGGTCCGTTTAAATTCAAACAACAAAAAAACATTATTTATAAAGGTAAAGTACAAGTTAAAAATGGTGATTTCGAATTTTCCTTTATTGTTCCAAAAGATATTTCATATAATTTCGATTTCGGAAAGTTAAGTTATTACGCACATAATGGTGTACAGGATGCTCATGGTTATAACAATAATTTTTATGTAGGCGGCTCGGCTTCAAATGTTATTCCTGATAATGCCGGACCAACTTTAAACCTCTATATGAATGATAAAAAGTTTGTATCAGGAGGCACTACGAATGAACGGCCAAACATTTATGCCGAAGTGTCTGACTCGAGTGGTATTAATACTGTAGGAACCGGAATTGGACATGACATTACTGCTATTTTAGATGAGAATTCAAGTAAACCAATTATCCTTAATGATTATTATGAGGCTGATTTAAACTCATATCAAAGCGGAAAAATTAAATATCCATTTACGGAACTATCTGAAGGCTCACACCGTTTAAGTTTAAAAGTTTGGGATGTGCAAAATAATTCCTCTACTTCTTACACCGATTTTGTGGTTGCAAAATCCGCAGATATGGCTTTAACTCATGTTCTAAATTATCCAAATCCATTTACTACAAAAACACAATTCTTTTTCGAGAACAATCAGTGCTGTCAATCTGTTAAAGTAAATATTCAAATCTTCACAATTAGCGGGAAAATGGTAAAAACAATTAGTGAGAATGTTTATAACGAAGGATTTAGGTCGCCCGGAATTGAATGGGACGGTAAAGATGAATATGGCGACAAACTTGCAAAAGGGGTTTATATTTATAAGATAAGTGTTTTAGGCTCAGAGAATAAAAAAGCCGAAAAAACTGAAAAATTAGTAATTTTAAATTAG
- the porV gene encoding type IX secretion system outer membrane channel protein PorV, which translates to MKIKNFVVIIFCLSLLFSAKAQISTQQLSGGINPITTSVPFLLIAPDSRQGGMGEVGAATPADVNSIHWNCSKLAFAEKNMGFGISYTPWLRQLVPDISLSYVSFYKKVSKLGAVGASLRYFSLGNITFTDIMGNTTGQFKPNEFAVDVAYSQKLSETFAVGIAFRYINSNLTGGVTLSNGQSTKAGQTVATDVTMTYKTKKGWELADKKATGTIGLAFTNIGGKISYTTVKNYIPINLRLGGGLKFDIDDYNTFGMYADLNKLLVPTPPVYQKMKTVNGTDSTAVAIDQATGAPIIESGKDPNRPVMAGIFGSFNDAPGGFKEELREINIAAGFEYWYAKQFAVRAGYFFEHKSKGARQFFNIGLGVRYSVFGLDMAYLIPTTLRNPLQNTLRFTLTFDFDAFKSQNKESGAATTPAP; encoded by the coding sequence ATGAAGATTAAGAATTTTGTTGTTATTATTTTTTGTTTGTCGCTTTTGTTTTCTGCTAAAGCACAAATTAGCACTCAGCAATTAAGCGGTGGTATTAATCCTATTACCACATCTGTTCCATTTTTATTAATTGCTCCGGATTCGCGTCAGGGAGGAATGGGCGAAGTTGGCGCTGCTACCCCGGCAGATGTGAATTCTATTCATTGGAATTGCTCAAAGTTGGCTTTTGCGGAAAAAAACATGGGCTTTGGTATTTCCTATACACCATGGTTACGTCAATTAGTTCCTGACATCAGTTTATCGTATGTGAGTTTTTATAAAAAGGTAAGTAAGCTAGGCGCAGTTGGTGCATCATTACGATACTTTTCTCTTGGTAATATTACATTTACCGATATCATGGGTAACACAACCGGACAATTTAAACCAAACGAATTTGCTGTTGATGTAGCTTACTCGCAAAAACTATCTGAAACTTTTGCAGTTGGTATCGCGTTCCGTTATATCAACTCTAACTTAACTGGTGGTGTTACCTTAAGTAACGGTCAGTCTACCAAGGCAGGTCAAACCGTTGCAACCGATGTAACCATGACTTACAAAACCAAAAAAGGTTGGGAATTAGCAGATAAAAAAGCAACCGGTACAATTGGTTTAGCCTTTACAAACATTGGCGGTAAAATTTCTTATACAACCGTTAAAAATTACATTCCTATTAATTTACGTTTAGGTGGTGGATTGAAATTTGATATTGATGATTACAACACTTTTGGCATGTATGCTGATTTAAATAAACTTTTAGTGCCTACTCCACCGGTTTACCAAAAAATGAAAACGGTGAATGGTACCGATTCAACTGCGGTGGCCATTGATCAAGCTACCGGCGCTCCGATTATTGAAAGTGGTAAAGATCCAAACCGTCCGGTAATGGCCGGTATTTTCGGTTCGTTTAATGATGCGCCAGGAGGATTTAAAGAAGAATTAAGAGAGATTAATATCGCTGCAGGTTTCGAATATTGGTATGCCAAACAATTTGCTGTACGTGCGGGCTATTTCTTCGAACATAAAAGCAAAGGAGCTCGTCAGTTTTTTAATATTGGCTTAGGTGTACGTTACAGTGTTTTTGGTTTAGATATGGCATACTTAATTCCAACTACTTTACGTAACCCGCTTCAAAACACCTTGCGTTTCACTTTAACATTCGACTTTGATGCATTTAAGAGTCAGAATAAAGAAAGCGGTGCTGCTACTACTCCTGCTCCCTAA
- a CDS encoding cyclase family protein encodes MIASIFHRGKEYKTDFFHPIDISLPLHSGADCVSAWYVKPMQIEPVRMGDWVGDVNQGGSVNFRNVTFNPHGNGTHTECVGHISKEFITINQCLKRFVFIAELVTILPDQLENGDFVVSKKQLEMALENSKPEAIVIRTLTNGPAKMKMQYSNTNPPYITAEAMQYLNDIGVEHLLFDMPSVDKEVDGGTLAAHHIFWQYPHNTQLQKTITEMIYVPNDVFDGTYILNIQIASFENDASPSKPVLYKVV; translated from the coding sequence ATGATAGCAAGCATTTTTCACAGAGGGAAAGAATATAAAACAGATTTTTTTCATCCAATAGACATTTCCTTGCCACTACATTCGGGTGCCGATTGTGTAAGTGCGTGGTATGTAAAACCAATGCAAATAGAACCGGTTAGAATGGGTGATTGGGTTGGTGATGTTAATCAGGGTGGAAGTGTGAATTTCAGAAATGTAACTTTTAATCCGCATGGTAACGGAACACATACCGAATGCGTTGGACATATCAGTAAAGAGTTCATTACGATTAATCAATGTTTAAAGCGATTTGTTTTTATTGCTGAACTGGTTACAATTTTGCCGGATCAATTAGAGAATGGTGATTTTGTGGTGAGTAAAAAACAACTCGAAATGGCACTAGAAAACAGTAAGCCGGAAGCTATCGTAATTAGAACCTTAACGAACGGTCCCGCAAAAATGAAAATGCAATATTCAAATACTAATCCTCCCTACATAACCGCTGAAGCGATGCAGTATTTAAATGATATTGGAGTGGAGCATTTATTATTTGATATGCCAAGCGTAGACAAGGAAGTAGATGGCGGTACATTAGCAGCGCATCACATTTTCTGGCAATATCCACATAATACTCAATTACAGAAAACAATTACAGAAATGATTTATGTGCCCAATGATGTTTTTGACGGGACATATATTTTAAATATTCAGATTGCCAGTTTTGAAAATGATGCCAGTCCAAGCAAACCGGTATTATACAAAGTGGTTTAA
- a CDS encoding HAMP domain-containing histidine kinase: MNIYSQKQKWKWLLFVVAILIVFTSLWYTNNLVRRIADDEKAKVKLWAQAVEKKANLYRFTNDLFTKIKLEERKKAELYAEATKQLAGMNYNSDISFVLKVLQDNTTVPVILTDEEGRISASRNLDSLRENDTAYVREQLNLMKESYAPVVINTYKTHKNFLYYKDSKVFSDIKLVFDKLTLSFLDEVTVNTADVPVIFTDSSKTVVLQKNNKIDSISILPQNLKATLDKLSQQNPPIAIDLGDGYTKYVFYAESELLTTLKYYPYVQFGVIGLFLLIAYILFSTARKAEQDQVWVGMSKETAHQLGTPLSSLIGWNEHLRSIGVDESIVNEMNRDIRRLNTITDRFSKIGSQPTLQDENICTVIQNATDYLKQRTSKNVKYEVIVPQKEVHVQLSVPLFEWVIENLCKNAVDAMDGKGQITVLVEEIPEGIAIDISDTGKGIPKSKFKTVFEPGYTTKQRGWGLGLSLCKRIIENYHKGKIYVLRSEPNSGTTFRILLNRF; this comes from the coding sequence ATGAATATCTATTCGCAGAAACAAAAATGGAAGTGGCTACTTTTTGTAGTGGCTATCCTCATTGTTTTTACCTCCTTGTGGTACACGAATAACCTGGTGCGGAGAATTGCGGATGATGAAAAAGCCAAAGTGAAATTGTGGGCGCAGGCCGTTGAGAAAAAAGCGAACCTTTATCGTTTCACCAATGATTTATTCACAAAAATTAAATTAGAAGAAAGAAAAAAAGCAGAGTTATATGCAGAGGCGACAAAGCAATTAGCCGGCATGAATTATAACAGTGATATTTCTTTTGTATTAAAAGTTCTGCAAGATAACACCACTGTTCCTGTTATTTTAACTGATGAAGAGGGCAGAATCTCTGCCAGCAGAAATTTAGATTCTCTCAGAGAAAACGACACCGCTTACGTCAGAGAACAATTAAATTTAATGAAAGAAAGTTATGCGCCGGTTGTCATTAACACTTACAAAACGCACAAGAATTTTCTTTACTACAAAGACAGTAAAGTATTCTCGGATATTAAATTGGTGTTTGACAAATTAACTTTATCATTTCTGGATGAAGTAACGGTAAACACTGCGGATGTGCCGGTCATTTTCACTGATTCCAGCAAAACAGTGGTGTTACAAAAAAACAACAAAATTGATTCCATTTCCATTTTACCACAAAATTTAAAAGCTACTCTTGATAAACTATCTCAACAAAATCCGCCAATTGCCATTGACCTCGGCGATGGTTACACAAAATATGTGTTCTACGCCGAATCGGAGTTGCTTACTACGTTGAAATATTATCCATACGTACAGTTTGGAGTCATCGGCTTATTCTTATTAATTGCCTACATATTATTCAGCACCGCACGCAAAGCAGAACAAGATCAGGTATGGGTTGGTATGAGTAAAGAAACCGCGCATCAATTAGGAACGCCTTTATCCTCTTTAATCGGCTGGAATGAACATTTACGGAGTATTGGTGTCGACGAAAGTATCGTGAATGAAATGAATCGTGATATCAGGCGATTAAACACGATTACTGATCGCTTTTCAAAAATCGGTTCTCAACCAACGCTGCAAGATGAAAACATCTGTACGGTTATTCAGAACGCCACTGACTATTTAAAACAACGTACTTCTAAAAATGTAAAGTATGAAGTTATTGTGCCGCAGAAAGAAGTGCATGTACAATTATCTGTTCCTTTATTTGAATGGGTCATTGAAAATCTCTGTAAAAATGCGGTTGATGCCATGGATGGTAAGGGACAAATTACCGTACTGGTGGAAGAAATTCCGGAAGGTATTGCCATTGATATTTCTGATACAGGTAAAGGTATTCCAAAATCAAAATTCAAAACAGTTTTTGAACCGGGCTATACAACTAAACAACGTGGTTGGGGACTTGGGCTTTCCTTATGTAAACGAATAATCGAAAACTATCATAAAGGTAAAATTTACGTTTTACGCAGTGAACCAAACAGCGGGACTACTTTTAGAATTCTCCTAAACAGATTTTAG